A single Oncorhynchus tshawytscha isolate Ot180627B linkage group LG01, Otsh_v2.0, whole genome shotgun sequence DNA region contains:
- the LOC112253158 gene encoding interferon regulatory factor 1-like — protein MHQGRLRLRPWLEEQIQSGKYPGVTWRDETAQVFQIPWKHAARHGWNIDKDATLFRNWAIHTGRYKPGIDKPDPKTWKANFRCALNSLPDVKELQDKSIKKGSNAFRVYMMLPVIKMTKQRKGLKESDVAIKQSLISLSETHAGSCAPLDRFAEVFLKYRGGQASHSPGIFHVNDNYPPYNTIKDEQSPEQSYSHQSSLTPEVHERSDTTTDDNEQAEAVFKIVDHLKTIEHWSQSNENRSWRAAATGWVDCYCEDMDYLGYPVQTDCYTHSAQQRPLL, from the exons TACCCAGGGGTCACCTGGCGTGATGAG ACAGCTCAAGTTTTTCAGATTCCTTGGAAGCATGCGGCTCGACATGGTTGGAATATAGACAAGGACGCCACTTTGTTCCGAAACTGGGCGATACACACAG GCAGATACAAACCTGGAATAGACAAGCCTGATCCGAAGACATGGAAAGCCAACTTCCGATGTGCCCTGAACTCTTTACCCGATGTGAAAGAGCTACAAGACAAGAGCATCAAGAAGGGCAGTAATGCTTTCAGGGTTTACATGATGCTGCCTGTTATTAAAATGACCAAACAAAGAAAAG GACTAAAGGAGTCAGATGTTGCCATAAAACAAAGTCTGATCTCCCTCTCAGAAACTCACGCAGGTTCTTGTGCGCCACTGGATAGATTTGCAG AGGTTTTCCTGAAGTATAGAGGTGGGCAGGCCAGTCACAGCCCTGGTATATTTCATGTCAATGACAATTACCCTCCCTACAACACCATAAAGGATGAACAGTCACCAGAACAGTCCTACTCTCACCAGTCATCCTTAACACCTGAAGTGCATG AAAGATCTGATACTACCACTGACGACAATGAGCAAGCAGAGGCTGTATTCAAG ATAGTTGATCACCTAAAAACCATAGAGCACTGGAGCCAGTCTAATGAAAACAGAAGCTGGAGGGCAGCAGCCACCGGCTGGGTGGACTGTTACT GTGAGGATATGGATTACTTGGGGTATCCCGTACAGACCGATTgctacacacacagtgcacagcAAAGACCACTTCTATAA